The Triticum aestivum cultivar Chinese Spring chromosome 7B, IWGSC CS RefSeq v2.1, whole genome shotgun sequence genome window below encodes:
- the LOC123160252 gene encoding DNA polymerase alpha subunit B, which produces MEEEIRAEFEGSGFTIGGDSAQILSTLLTYCVNYKMSPADLVSNWEVYYLNRQLDGLKVESSYLDGFLSHLQNEVKEKLIKEETDLHIYSSNDVDMLLSNTHTDEEGFLGTPSTKQEKPHGESSNSELTPLTTERPSSTRAAKTNGDRITPFAQRVNKFTQHYVLNADNMASVPSKDEVETSEDELIRRIQPSQKCTLQVQRSKPEPGCRFMYDRMEDRFNYLEDRIGRSARLFSATGLCGQPADATLASEENMFAVGMVICDGEGRLNEKSILLQGSVEHSRGQRVRLDLKDINQFSLFPGQVVGIEGHNPSGHCFVASKLIDSIPVSVDDQLPCAKKQAVDHEGHQNSNTLSRVLSLVIAAGPFTTTDNLLFEPLQELLSYACRKQPQLLILMGPFIDSDHPEIKKGTSDQSFHDIFHFEILRKLQDFTQYLGHNVRVILVPSVRDAHHDAVFPQPAFDLHLPEDMTQQITCLSNPSLFSSNEIQFGCCTVDILKQLSGDEISRKPPGGKAADRIGRLATHIVKQQSYYPLYPPAAGVPMDFSLAKEALEIPSAPDVLLLPSDLAPSVKVLSVNEDTEEHKRFICVNPGRLAKGIGGGTFVELYYNEDTEKTKAFIMRI; this is translated from the exons ATGGAGGAGGAGATCCGCGCGGAGTTCGAGGGCAGCGGCTTCACCATCGGCGGCGACAGCGCCCAGATCCTCTCCACGC TGCTGACCTACTGCGTCAACTACAAGATGAGCCCCGCGGATCTCGTCTCCAACTGGGAGGTCTACTACCTCAACAG GCAACTGGATGGGTTAAAGGTTGAAAGCTCATACCTGGATGGCTTTCTGTCACACCTTCAAAATGAAGTAAAGGAAAAGCTTATAAAAGAAGAAACAGACCTTCACATTTACTCCAGTAATGATGTTGACAT GCTCTTGAGCAATACACACACAGATGAAGAGGGCTTCCTGGGCACACCAAGCACGAAACAGGAAAAGCCACATGGAGAGTCATCTAACTCCGAGCTAACTCCTCTGACAACTGAAAGGCCATCATCCACAAGAGCGGCTAAAACAAATGGTGATCGTATTACCCCTTTTGCTCAACGAGTAAATAAATTTACTCAGCATTATGTTCTGAATGCTGATAACATGGCTAGCGTGCCAAGTAAAGACGAGGTTGAAACCTCAGAAGATGAATTAATTAGAAGGATCCAACCAAGTCAAAAATGTACCTTGCAAGTTCAACGATCAAAGCCCGAACCAGGTTGCAGGTTCATGTATGACAGGATGGAAGACCGA TTTAATTACCTGGAAGATCGTATTGGAAGGTCAGCAAGATTGTTTTCTGCAACTGGGCTTTGTGGACAACCTGCAGATGCTACCCTTGCTTCAGAG GAGAACATGTTTGCAGTTGGCATGGTAATTTGCGATGGGGAAGGTCGTTTGAATGAAAAATCTATCTTGTTGCAGGGCAG TGTTGAGCACTCCAGGGGACAGCGTGTACGCCTTGATTTGAAGGATATAAACCAATTCTCTTTGTTTCCTGGCCAG GTTGTGGGTATTGAAGGCCACAATCCTAGTGGACACTGTTTTGTCGCATCAAAGTTGATTGATTCCATACCAGTTTCTGTGGATGATCAACTGCCTTGTGCTAAGAAACAAGCTGTTGACCATGAAGGACATCAAAATTCGAACACACTATCAAGGGTGTTGTCATTG GTCATTGCAGCAGGTCCCTTCACAACAACCGACAATCTTTTGTTCGAGCCATTGCAAGAATTACTCTCGTATGCATGCCGTAAGCAGCCCCAATTGCTCATACTG ATGGGACCCTTTATCGACTCTGATCATCCTGAAATCAAAAAAGGAACTTCTGACCAGAGCTTTCATGATATTTTCCATTTTGAGATTCTGAGGAAG CTTCAAGATTTTACCCAGTATTTGGGGCATAATGTTCGCGTAATTCTTGTTCCATCTGTGCGTGATGCTCACCATGACGCTGTTTTCCCCCAG CCTGCATTTGACTTGCATTTACCTGAAGATATGACACAACAG ATTACTTGTCTGTCAAATCCAAGTCTGTTCAGTTCTAATGAG ATACAATTTGGCTGTTGCACGGTAGACATCTTGAAACAGCTGAGTGGTGATGAAATTTCTCGCAAGCCACCTGGAGGAAAGGCCGCAGATAGGATTGGGAGACTTGCAACACATATAGTGAAGCAACAAAG CTACTACCCTCTGTATCCACCTGCTGCTGGTGTGCCCATGGACTTCTCACTTGCCAAGGAAGCATTGGAGATCCCATCAGCTCCTGATGTTCTTCTGCTTCCTTCTGATCTTGCTCCATCTGTGAAG GTGCTTTCCGTAAACGAAGACACGGAGGAACATAAAAGGTTCATCTGTGTGAACCCTGGGAGGCTAGCAAAAGGTATCGGTGGAGGCACGTTTGTAGAGCTTTACTACAACGAGGACACTGAGAAGACGAAAGCCTTCATTATGCGCATCTAA